The genomic interval CCCTAATCTTTAAAGCAATCTCAGAAGACCCAGAATCAATAATAAAGATTATCCCAATTTCAACAAGGAATATGGCAAACAAAGAAATGCAAGCCCAAGCAATCTCAATAACCATAAATACACAAGCCCCCCAAATCTCAGAGCTCCTTCAATCCTATCCCAATCCCGCAAAGGATGCCTGCTATATCCCATTCAAGCTTTCCAAAGATTCAAATGTTTCTCTAGAAATCTATAACATCTTAGGACAAAGGGTAAGGACAATAGAGCTAGGACAAAAACCTAAAGGCTCATATACCCAAAGAAACAGGGCAATATTCTTTGACCTAAAGAATGATAGTGGAGAAAACCTCTCTTCTGGATT from bacterium carries:
- a CDS encoding T9SS type A sorting domain-containing protein, with the translated sequence LIFKAISEDPESIIKIIPISTRNMANKEMQAQAISITINTQAPQISELLQSYPNPAKDACYIPFKLSKDSNVSLEIYNILGQRVRTIELGQKPKGSYTQRNRAIFFDLKNDSGENLSSGLYFYKIKADDFSAIKSMVVQ